In Astyanax mexicanus isolate ESR-SI-001 chromosome 17, AstMex3_surface, whole genome shotgun sequence, a single window of DNA contains:
- the hbegfb gene encoding heparin-binding EGF-like growth factor b → MNTSVLGLLSLCSLVLLGVSQGAPTEERTQTSSLIVGKLFPTRSPSTGHSTSQRSEDIYSYEEEDQSGDYEVDYPRVAFSTKPKDSSAIPIPPNRRRGKKKKNPCLRKKYRDYCVHGVCQYLETLNHTACICETDYSGERCHIFTLPVGAEVKGYNQTAALAAIAVVLSLMCLTFIGILLAFRCHKKGEIETESEEKIKLEAASVQ, encoded by the exons CTCAAGGCGCGCCGACAGAGGAGCGCACGCAGACGAGTAGTCTCATTGTGGGAAAGCTCTTTCCCACCCGCTCTCCCAGTACAGGGCACAGCACCTCCCAGAGAAGCGAGGACATCTACAGCTACGAAGAAGAAGACCAGTCTGGGGATTATGAAGTGGACTATCCCAGAG TTGCATTTTCCACCAAGCCTAAGGACTCCTCTGCGATTCCCATCCCACCGAACAGAAGAAgaggcaagaagaagaagaaccccTGTTTGAGGAAAAAGTACAGAGATTATTGCGTTCATGGAGTCTGTCAGTACTTGGAGACACTAAATCACACAGCATGCAT ATGTGAGACAGACTACTCGGGCGAGAGGTGTCACATATTCACTCTGCCTGTTGGTGCAGAAGTGAAAGGCTACAATCAGACTGCAGCTTTGGCTGCAATAGCAGTGGTCCTGTCTTTGATGTGCCTCACATTCATTGGCATTTTGCTGGCTTTCAG GTGTCATAAAAAAGGTGAAATAGAGACAGAAAGTGAGGAGAAGATCAAACTTGAGGCAGCGAGTGTACAATAG